The following is a genomic window from Nicotiana tabacum cultivar K326 chromosome 3, ASM71507v2, whole genome shotgun sequence.
AAAATGCTGAGGGTTTCCATTTGTATGTCATCCCTTCAAATCTACTTACCTTCTGATCCATATGGCTACATACTGTGAACATTCAATTGAAACAAGCAACTCGCAGATACGATATCTTGTCTCACCCAAGTAATATATAAGACAGGGAGAAGCAGGAAATTTCagacacaaagagctacaacAATGCAATTTTGCAAGCAACATCCACAATTATCCTAAGCAACAGAGATCCAAATTGGACAATTTAACAGAGCTAAAATCGACTCCCCTGCTTCATTTCAGAAATGACACGGAGCATACAGAAACTGATGATGGTCTGTCGATCTATTCAATCAGCTTCATATCAGGATCCTTCTCAGGATAAAGGTTGTTTGTGGTTTCAATCTCTGATAGCACATATTCAAAAACAAGATGGTTTCTGAATTTAGTGTGCTAGGTGTACTCAGATTTCGACACAATTAGCAAAGTCAATATTGAAAAAGTTAATTAAGTTTCAAGTCAGATAAGCTGAGGCCTTGTGCCTTAAAATGTTGGTTCAACATCTTGGGATCACTTCCAGCAACTCTAACTCTTTCCATAATTAATCAGCTCCTTACTAACCCAGCTATTAACCTCATTAGACTATGAAGGAACCAGCTTACATTTGAAAGCACATCTCTTGAATGCCTATAGTGTATACCCAACTTCCGTTCATATGCTTCTAAAATCTAAACAAGTGCACAAGTGGCTAAGGTGTAAGTAAAAGCTATGAAATGCTTCCGAAAAACACAGGGAGAACAGAATGCTGGCAGATAATCTAAGCTTTAACGGCTGAGAAGTCATTCATTCAATCAATCGCTCTGCGTTTATGCCAGGCCAAAACTAATTGACACAGAGAGCCACTGTTCACATAATTCAAATGATTATTAAACCAGCATGGCTGACATGAAAGAGTAAAGATACAGAGTGTTTCAAAAGAATAAACTTTTGCTGGTTAAAAACTAGCACAATTCAGGTAAACACGAAAACTATGAAGAGGCAAAAGGATAGGAAAATCATGTTAAAAAAGGTATAAAAAGGCCAAAAAGACTTTTACTTCAGTGTTTGAGAAATTTCAGGACCCAAACTACTAATGACATATGTCAAGAGCCAGATCCCTAGGAACATAACAGTCTTGGGTACACAACTACATGTGTTTATATTGGCCTCTATTTCTTTCCCACACAAACAGAAAACAACATCATGTTGAAGTTTGCCTTTTTCATCTTCGTAGCTGCAAGGATAAAGCACCAAACATTTCTAGATGCTAAGATGGCCTTAGATTTTACAAACTGATGACAATATGGGTTTCAGCTCAGCAGTATACTGTATACAAAGAGAAATTTAGTGTAAATTTTCTAAATAATTTGGAAAATAGTAAATGTTCCATCACTCTCCCAGCTTGATAAATCCTAGTGATATGTAAAATTAGTTCCAACACATAACTCCAGCCAtatgaacaactaattttttttattggtGCCATATGTACAATTAATTCAAACGCTCTCCTGTGTATTTCTTAATATGAAAAAAGTACATAAAAGGGATCAAATGACAACACGTAAATTCTCTAAGAAAGAACAAAAATGCCCATGAATAAGTAAAACACTTCATATGAATCAGGATACCAGCAATGGGGGTCAAATGACAAGTCCCTGTTCTCTAGCTTTCTTAAGCCACTTCAACGTGCTCTCCAACGTAGTATAAGCAGCAACATCTGTCAAACTCTTGCTCTCTACTGCATAATCAAAAACTTCATAAGCTTCTGCTACTCTGCCATTCCTACAGAGCGCTCTGAGAAACGTCCCATATGACCCTGTCTCAAGCTTCATACCATTCTTCTTCATAACATCATACAGTTCCATCCCCTTATCCAACAACCTTGCCTTACATAACCCATGAAGCAACGTATTATATGTACACGAATTAGGAGCACAGCCCCGTGCTTCCATTCTCTCCAACAAAGCCAGCGCTCCTAATGGATCTCCTTCCCTACACATCCCATTCATTAACGAAGTATACGTTACTGCATCCGGAATATGGCCCTCCTCCATCATAACACTCAAAAACTTCTTAGCATCTTTCACCCTTCCCGACTTCGACAATCCATAGATCAATGTATTATATGTCACAAGGTCAGGCTTCACTCCTTCCTCCTGCATTTTCTTGTATACACTTAACACTTCACCCCCTTGACTTAACATACAATAACCCTTCATGATTGTATTAAAAACATAGCAATCAGGCTTATATCCTTCCTCACTCAACACCCCCAACAATCGAGTCGCCTCCCTGAGATTCTTACTGTTACATACATTATCGATCATAATAGTATAAGTAACAAGATCAGGCTTTATATCAAAACCCTCCCTCATTTCTTTAATAAAGCTATTCATATTACTCAAAGACCTGTTCTTGCATAGGTGCCTGACAATAAAATTGTAAGTATAGGTATCAGGTGGAGAGTCTTTAGAGGAAAGTTCTTTCACCAGCTCAATGGCTTGCTCTTCACGGTTCGAAGAGCAAAGGGTCCTCACAGCAATGTCTGTGGAGACCTTATTTGGTGGGAAACCATTGGAAGTCATGAGATTGAGAACCTGATGAACAGGGGATAAAGAATTGTCAACTGACTTGCAAGATTGGATGAGGAGAACATGGTATGTATATCTGTCTGGAGAAAAGGGTGGGTGAGTCTTGATCATGTGATTGAGGAAAAAGATTGAATCTTGGAGAGTAGAATTGGAGGAAAATGATTGGAGTATTGAATTATAAAACTTAGTGTCTGAAGGTACATTTTGGGGATTGGAAATGAGGGAATTGAAAAGGGTTTTAGCATCAGAAAGAGTTGTTGAATCAAAGGCTACAATAGATGGAAGCTGGGGTTGTTGAGTAATTGATGTGGGTTTTTTCTTGGGTGAATGTGATTTTTTGGGGAAATAATGGGGTTTTGAGGTAGGGGGTTGGGATGGAGATGGGATTTTTTGGTGAGGAACAGAAGAAGATGGAGTTTTAATGAGAGTGTTTACAGCAAAGTTAGCTGACCTTAAGGAAGGTGGTAGTTTCCCCATCTTCTCTGAGCTTGTTGTTCAGATTCTTTCAGTTTTTTCCTTCTGGTAAAGGACTAGATTAGGGTTCTGCAAGGGTTTAGCATTTTGAGCTTCTGTCGGTACAGTATGTATGCCAAGGGAGAGAACTACGCACTCACGCAGTACAGATTTGGGTGTCTTTCTTGGGAGACAAAAGAAGCCCAGAGATTAGAAAAGGCCCTTTGGACTGCAAACAGCCCATTTCGACTAAGAAGCCTGCAAAAGGGCCTCCTGGACATGGGAGATTTGCGCAAATAGCATACTTTGATGCCACTATTTatttgtaaaaattgcacgggacgTCCTATTTCGTCGCCCTCATTTAACCTAtatccatttttttaaaattttttaacttgtacccactttttaaacaacttcagctctctttctcctcctccttctcctccttcattttcttttttcttcttctacaacgATGACTTCAACATTGCTTTCTTTGATTAATAAAGCTAAAGCAAATATACTGAGGACTTCCATTTGGATTATTACAACATTAAAAACCAGTTTCCTCATTGTCTGGAAACACAACTCCGTCATGAAGAAGTGAACGTTGTAAAAGGTTTGGAACTCCTTATCCATGTTCTAGAATTGTCAAAGTAACTGGTAGTactagtttttctttctttcttttgtggGATTTTGTAAAATTCTTTTTAGCTATCACAGAATTTTCATATGGACTACCATTTTCAGTGCAGGTGCaaaagttctcttctttttgtCCATTTCGAAGTTTTCGATAACTCCAAATTCCAATAAATGGATTGAATTGGGATTCCCAAGTTAcaaagacaaaaacttcagctctacaactgaagtttcccagttacaacacaaaagcttcaactctagagctgaagtcccagttacaacacaaaaatttTAGCTCTAGAGGtaaagttcgccagttacaaaacaaaaacttcagctttagagctgaacttcaggcccgactactagattgctgaagttttgcgtgattgtctttgctacttcagccccgtgtgttgaagttatgcgaaaaagcgggtacgtttgcaattttttttgcaaagcgggcacaagttaaaatgtgacacaaaaagcgggtatagatgcaaatgcccctatttatttttggaatttttacctcctatagcaaaggctACCACCTTatctattttaaataaatactatttaaaaaaattatattctatagataccttttaaggtttatagcaaaatatttaattttggttacctcttaaccctaagccactaaatacgctattcagtcatactatttctttctctctctactttgatacatcccattctcttcccccattccctgaaaatatgatgctcaatctcaaaattcTCTCACCCacactattttcttttcattCCGATCAATTCTTGCACCGAATATTGAATTGCGATTTAAAAGCAAATCAAATCCCTAACCAAACAAAGAAACAACCGATGTCATGAACTATGAAGCACCTTAGATAgcaaagagaagaaagagaattAATTCAATCTGAGCACCGACAAAATATAAAGCCTTGGATAGAAATAGAGAAACAGAGAACTATGAAGAACCTTAGATAgcaaagagaagaaagagaattAATTCAATCTGACCACCGACAAAATATAAAGCCTTGGATACAACGACCGATGGAGCAGCGGCGATGGAACAGCGGACGACCGAGATTGAATCTGTTGGGTAGCAGGTAATGAAAAAAGGTGTCGCGTGTTGTACCTTCAAATCTTAAAGGTGTCGCGTGTTGTACCTTCAAACGTTGCTACGACGGATtcgccggaaattagggtttgttcttgaacaaagacgacagaGCTTGGGgttgagcaacttgattttctgttaatatatttcaatgtattttcatgtatttcattatattcattgtctttttttccgttgtaattcaatgtatctcgttgtattctatgtatttcattgtattcactatcttttttccattgtatttcaatgtatctcgctgtattctatgtatttcattgtattcactatctcgctatataccatgaatgtattcatattttttttaattaatataatttatgtattcaaatgtattatataatttctctgaagattgctatgtttttggggtatttttcggttgagaatcttttttataactgaaaatacaaattttgtgtgttataattgagttatattaggagtctattatgttagttgattcactttccgttttaaaaacagtataatcccctatttcacgccgtgaatacagtcgaatacaataatctgtccagctgtaatcccatgtttcactccatgaatgcAGTTGAATAcgctcgaatacaacaactgattagctggacttccatgattcacgcctatttttgctattgtattcatgaatacaatagattaaatatatcaaatacatcttataaccacaaaaAATGTATCTATAATctgtaatatagcaaatgatatctatagatgactaattactactaaaaaaatagtattttatgaaaatttccctttATTTTTTGACCTTGATAAGAAAACATTGGGAAAAGAACCTCTACTCGAATTTTGGAAACCGCTTCTAGACAAAAAGATTATATAGTGATCATCAAGATTTGCTATAAAACATGGTAAATTGCCATAACTTTTCATATGGTGGTCACTAGAATTTGCCACAAAACATGATAATCGCCGGAAACTTTCATCGTAATCATTAGGGTCCGCAAAACATTGCATTCTCCAAAATAATTCTGGTGACATGCTTTAAAATTTTGGCAGCGGGTAGTTACCAACGCATTTCTTAACAGTGTCAAAGTATAAAAGGTTGTACTTTATATCTGTCGTCCATGTAATTAAAAGGATTCCGTTTTATGGTCATTGTGGATATATACTTGTGCTCTTATTAGATTGCTTTTCATAGCGAAATAAAAGAAATAGTACTGATGATTAATTTTGATAATACATTTCTCACCATTCACCAGGCCGCATTGATGATTAACTCATTCTCATATGCAAGACAAGAAACAGGAAGAGAACATGCATGAAACACCACACACTCTTTTTAACGTTTAGAGAAATAGGCAAGAGATCGATCTTAGTTTGGATGGGCCAaactttattatttatatttatacctCATGATGCCACACATGATAGTAGTACATAGATAGACGGTAGCAACTTATTTGTAGAAAGAGAACTATATATATAATAGTAAGTATAACTTAGCAGACTAAGGTATTTACTGCCCAAAAGGCCTTTGTTTAGCGCAGTCCAAATTGTTGCCAGCGTCGACTCCAAGAATCTGACAGTATCTCCTGTAGAAGCCAATTCTGTTTTCCATATTTTGATTAGAACCTTTTCCACATTCAATTCCTCCATTGATGGTGTTGGTGATTAAACCATAGCCAGGGACACGACCAGCAGATGAATCAGCTCCTGATGGTCTCCATTTACCAGTAATGACGTCGTGGGCCGATGGCTTTGGTTGCTGCGGTGTCATCCAGAACCACAACGCTGTCTTGAATGAAACCACGGCGTTATTTGCAACTGCATCTGGATTCTTTAACAAATCCACTCCTATGGCTTTTCCAGCTGGTCCATAGTTGTAGTTACTACATGTCATAATATTGATAGTTGACTACAAAATCATGTATTACATGGGAATTTTGTTGGGATTACGTAAGAAAGTTAGTAGGAAAGTAAGTTTCATGCGAATTTTCCTTCTGAAAAAATTTCGATGGAAAAACCTTTGTAGGTAACTATTATCTACTAATTGTAGAAATCCCTGGTAGTTTACTTGGGATTTTAAGTCCGCATAAAAATTAACTGGGTTTTAAATTCAAATATAAATTACCTACGAATTTTTCCATACGAAATTCTAGATATTCGCATGAAAGTTTTGGTAAAAAATTACTGGAACTTGGGGTTTTTCTTGCGGAGTTTTGTAGGGAAATAACTGCAAGTCCATCCCCATGAAAATTCCCCAGTGCATGTGCCGAAATTTTTAGACGAAAAATTTAGAATtgctatatttttatataaagtcaactctcctatatatgtatattttatatataatatataagatATTCCCCACCTACAGACAAGATATATACTACAGTATCCAATCATATCATTTATGATGAAAAAGTAAAGTACTAAAAAACCTTCCCTAAATATATATAGTAACCCACCCTGCATATTTGAGGTTTTCTCAAGCCTTACCTGGGAAGTTATTTCTAGATGCTTAGCATATAAAGTGCAAACATTTACAATTCTTGGGCGATGTGGGACAAGAATATCCCACTACCGCTTCCCCATGTAGTACCATTTACTTACTAATGCTTacctcttatttatttattttgttttgtaagAGGATGCATTAAGTAAGGAATCCATAAATCAAATGACTCTTTTCCAAGTAATAgcaaaatatatttatattactTTCAAATTTAGGTATCCTtagttatttttcaaattttcatttatatttttcgaATGACATAttagttttttttaatataaaaaatacattaattaacAAGAATTAAATACATTATACATGATAATTAGTAAGAATTATTTCACTAATCCTAATAAAATATATgtgattaaattattttaataatggTAGAATTTGATCAAGAGATGTTGTTAGAAAGTAGAGTTATAAGATCATTCGATATTAAGTTTCAATACTAACATTCTCAAACTATATCATTTTATATATGCTATAATTGAATTTTATGTAATCAAATACATGTGAAAAAATGACACAATAAAACTTAGTTGAATTATGCTTAGAAATTAAACTtaaatcactactagaaatttggCAAAAATCGATCACAGTcgatcgaccaaagttggtcggtttttcaaaatatattttttttacgaaaccgatcaacttttctttggcgcaaaaatgcgggaaactattatTAAGTcccacaaaatttatttttcaaaaaatcgaccaactttggctgatttttcatttaaaagaaattaaaattaaaaattaaaaattaaaaaacccGATCGAAATCGGTCGGTTAATTAGACCGattattttaaaaaaccgaccaactttggtcggtaattctattttttaataaaatcggcAAACTTTGGTCAGTTATTTtggtgcgaaaatacaattaaagagtataaatgaaataaaagaaagtcttaaaacaaaatgcaccaacggtctagtggtagaatagtatcctacCACAGTATAAACCCCGATTCGATTCTCAGATGGTGCATTTTTTAATTTCATAattaaataccgaccaactttggtcggttttttcgtcaacttttttttgaatttaattgaccgactaaagttggtcggtaattttcaacctactttggtcggtatgcccttccgaccttcaaaataaagtccacacataaatggtcgcgttttggaaGGTTATTTGCCATTATCGaacaactttggtcggtttttttggtcggttttgcccgaatttctagtagtgaatagGTGTCAATCATTTTGTTACACTTAGTATATTTTCTGATGATATTAGTTGAAATATGTCAAATGTAGTAGTATCATAGCTTTATTATGTCCTTTATGTTAaccatatttaatttttaattcttaaaataatttactttgtggtaattattttgttattgaatTTACTGAAAAAAATAATAACCGACTACGTTAAGCTTAATGACTTATAATGCCCAATCCAAATATATATAAATCATTAAATTTTATATAGGATCAACAATTTACATTTACCTACACATAGATCGGGAACAAATTATAATAGATAAAATTAGTTCATATGGATATTTTTCACATATCAAGTTTTTGTAACTTTCAGAAAAAGATAGTTTTTAATGTAAAAGGTAACATCTTCTTagaaatttaaataatattttaaaagtatttaaagaattttaaacttaAATATATAGTTATAAAATCCTCGGGTAAATTCCCAAATATTATTTATCAaattaaaacaacaataataaaatttctATATAAATCCTAAGaacaaatccccaatcaaaaccgCATAATGAAAtactcaaaaaataatttttgtttaaaaCCACACAAATAATCTCTAGTTAATTTCGTAGGTAATAAAATTTCTAGGTAAATCCCAAGCTATATTACCAAAAATAAATTTCTAGCAAAAATTACAATAATATAATCCCCATATAATTCCACCAAATAAGTAAAtccaaagaaaaataatttagaaCTAAATTCGCATCAACCAAATCTCTAGGTAATTACCAAGGTAAGAAAATTCACACGTAAATCTCCAAGAAAATATCCCTAACTAAATTTGTAGTAATAATATCCCCAGGTAATTCTCCAGTTAAGATAATCCCAAGATAAATCTCCAAGAAACAATCTCCAGCTAAATCCGCAGCAACAATATCCCCAGATAATTTCCCAAATAAGCAAATCTCCAAGAAAATATCCCCAACTAAATTCACATGTAAAGTTACCTAGGGATTTTCCTTCCGATTAATATAGGAtttattttccattttctttattttttttacctgCGGATTTTCCTACGAAAATGTACTTGCCAATTTATTTCCGTTCGTAATTTCCCAGGTAATATTTTGGTGCATAATGGCGCCAAAGTTACCTATGGATTTTCCCAGGAAAATATTTATCGCAAGTAATATTTAACCAAAAAGTGAAATTTCGGTTAAAGccttaatttagaagaactcgggttactgataatcaaagaaTGAATAATGGAAAGTGATTTTTGCCAACAGTAAGATAACAAAGTAAAACCAATGTATTCAGATTGTATTTTTTGTGTGTTTACAATTGACCCATTCTTTCCCTTTTATAGCTATCTTGGAAATATGcgttttgcctttgtcataataaggtCATTATAGACAATTttaaagacattaaatgctacg
Proteins encoded in this region:
- the LOC107760967 gene encoding uncharacterized protein LOC107760967, whose translation is MGKLPPSLRSANFAVNTLIKTPSSSVPHQKIPSPSQPPTSKPHYFPKKSHSPKKKPTSITQQPQLPSIVAFDSTTLSDAKTLFNSLISNPQNVPSDTKFYNSILQSFSSNSTLQDSIFFLNHMIKTHPPFSPDRYTYHVLLIQSCKSVDNSLSPVHQVLNLMTSNGFPPNKVSTDIAVRTLCSSNREEQAIELVKELSSKDSPPDTYTYNFIVRHLCKNRSLSNMNSFIKEMREGFDIKPDLVTYTIMIDNVCNSKNLREATRLLGVLSEEGYKPDCYVFNTIMKGYCMLSQGGEVLSVYKKMQEEGVKPDLVTYNTLIYGLSKSGRVKDAKKFLSVMMEEGHIPDAVTYTSLMNGMCREGDPLGALALLERMEARGCAPNSCTYNTLLHGLCKARLLDKGMELYDVMKKNGMKLETGSYGTFLRALCRNGRVAEAYEVFDYAVESKSLTDVAAYTTLESTLKWLKKAREQGLVI